In Fluviicola taffensis DSM 16823, the following are encoded in one genomic region:
- a CDS encoding LytR/AlgR family response regulator transcription factor — protein sequence MKILIVDDEKIARENCQMVLSLSGINELVVREADSVASALKEIADFDPDLLLLDIQLHDKSGFEILQTIAPRYIPTIFITAYNDFALKAFQVSALDYLLKPFDPSELIAALLKAHKRIQNDKILEQLDVFRQQFSPEEPKRIVLNTADVLHIAAIDDITYCLADGAYTHFFFVDRKEILVSKTLAHFEGIINSTHFIRTHQSYLVNMRHVTQFDKRNGGFLILPNGIEIPVSTRKKEEVLAHFKGSH from the coding sequence ATGAAAATATTAATTGTAGACGACGAAAAAATAGCCCGGGAAAACTGTCAGATGGTATTATCTCTTAGTGGTATCAACGAACTCGTTGTCCGCGAAGCTGATAGTGTTGCCAGTGCTCTGAAAGAAATCGCAGATTTTGATCCAGATTTGCTGTTGCTAGATATTCAACTACACGATAAAAGCGGGTTTGAGATTCTTCAAACAATTGCTCCGCGCTATATACCTACGATTTTTATTACAGCTTACAATGATTTTGCATTGAAAGCGTTTCAGGTTTCTGCGTTGGATTATTTGTTGAAACCCTTTGATCCATCGGAGTTGATTGCTGCTTTGTTGAAAGCACATAAGCGCATTCAGAATGATAAAATATTGGAGCAATTGGATGTTTTTCGCCAGCAATTTTCACCCGAAGAACCAAAACGAATTGTATTAAATACCGCTGATGTACTTCATATTGCAGCGATTGATGATATCACGTATTGTCTTGCAGATGGAGCGTATACGCACTTTTTCTTTGTTGATCGCAAAGAAATTTTGGTTTCCAAAACATTGGCGCATTTTGAAGGCATCATAAATAGCACTCATTTTATTCGCACCCATCAAAGTTATTTGGTGAATATGCGCCATGTAACACAGTTCGACAAACGAAACGGCGGATTTTTAATCCTGCCCAATGGAATTGAAATTCCGGTTTCTACCCGAAAAAAAGAGGAAGTTTTGGCTCATTTTAAAGGTTCCCACTAG
- a CDS encoding tetratricopeptide repeat-containing sensor histidine kinase translates to MNVFEKLGCLQKVSRSIVLVVFCFFAGLSFSQPKELLKKLRYHQKEDTVKAKLYYEIARNSFGMDTRLYKAYTDSSFQLATKLKFSRQIALTHAAYGFYYTLTNEWGKTIHHLKKSDSIYKKMGGNDFLIIKNQAYYTNYYKFIGDYDKALENSLKILRYYEKHNLKEDQAKELGEVAILLSDLSRSAEAEKYFRKSVAMLRELKDTMQLSRMLLNLGAEISGKDQYAEAEAYIGEALEFQKKLNDQEHILSCKMNLASIYSETNRPHKALQLANECDAVYEMYSDTIRMVMLSMYKSVAYRSLKQYDKAIEGLKLRYPLIKGNPRHLGLESNVQREFYHVYKAMGNTDLALKYLEGSKALFEANQDAEIQRAISRAREEFETEKKQKENERLKQENLLKDLQINQRNYFIYGSVLLILLICVIAVIALRNNRLKSEKATVEMEQRLLQTQMNPHFIFNVLHAIHTSMLKHDTEESGKLLTSFARLVRSILQHSSINNISLSEELNWLKDYIRLQQLRFSDSFNFTIDIDEAISPDNLLLPPMLIQPFIENAIEHGFSDLDKPGELYISYRKNKNEVEIRIADNGHGFTSDDLNKIKEHESMAVQITEKRINLLNKRRKGAFKFEIVSTPNEGTNVLFSIPYLTLFD, encoded by the coding sequence ATGAATGTATTTGAAAAATTAGGCTGTTTGCAGAAAGTTAGCCGCTCTATTGTTCTTGTTGTATTCTGCTTTTTCGCTGGTTTATCTTTTTCGCAGCCGAAGGAGTTGTTGAAAAAACTCCGGTACCACCAAAAAGAAGATACCGTGAAGGCAAAGTTGTATTATGAGATTGCTAGAAATAGTTTTGGAATGGATACACGTTTGTATAAAGCGTATACGGACAGTTCGTTCCAATTGGCTACAAAGCTTAAATTTAGCCGACAAATAGCATTGACACATGCGGCTTATGGATTCTATTACACCCTTACGAACGAATGGGGCAAAACGATCCATCACCTGAAAAAATCAGATAGTATTTATAAAAAAATGGGTGGAAATGATTTTCTGATTATAAAAAACCAAGCCTATTACACAAATTATTACAAGTTCATTGGGGATTATGACAAAGCATTGGAGAACAGCTTAAAAATTCTCCGGTACTATGAAAAACACAACTTAAAAGAGGATCAGGCTAAAGAACTGGGCGAAGTTGCTATCTTGCTGAGTGATCTTAGCCGAAGCGCTGAAGCAGAAAAATACTTCAGAAAGTCCGTCGCTATGCTGAGAGAATTAAAGGATACGATGCAACTTTCCCGGATGTTGCTCAATTTAGGTGCTGAGATATCAGGGAAAGACCAGTATGCTGAAGCAGAAGCTTATATTGGGGAAGCACTTGAGTTTCAAAAGAAATTGAATGACCAGGAACACATATTATCCTGTAAAATGAATCTGGCTTCCATTTATAGTGAAACAAACAGACCTCATAAAGCCTTGCAGCTTGCAAATGAATGTGATGCGGTTTATGAAATGTATTCGGATACAATTCGAATGGTGATGTTGTCCATGTATAAGTCTGTAGCATATAGATCTTTAAAACAGTACGATAAGGCAATTGAAGGCTTGAAATTAAGATATCCTTTAATTAAAGGAAATCCAAGACATCTTGGTTTAGAATCCAATGTCCAAAGAGAGTTTTATCATGTTTATAAAGCGATGGGAAATACTGATTTGGCGCTAAAATATTTGGAAGGATCCAAAGCCCTTTTTGAAGCCAATCAGGATGCAGAGATTCAACGTGCAATTTCCCGCGCACGCGAAGAGTTTGAAACAGAAAAGAAACAAAAGGAAAATGAGCGCTTGAAACAAGAAAATTTACTCAAGGATTTGCAGATCAATCAGCGCAATTACTTTATTTACGGATCTGTTTTATTGATCTTATTGATTTGTGTGATTGCTGTCATAGCTCTTAGAAACAACCGTCTGAAATCAGAAAAAGCAACCGTGGAAATGGAGCAGCGTTTACTGCAAACTCAAATGAATCCACATTTTATTTTCAATGTGCTTCATGCTATTCATACCTCTATGTTGAAACACGATACGGAAGAATCGGGTAAATTATTGACATCCTTCGCTCGTTTGGTTCGGTCTATTCTACAGCATTCTTCCATCAATAATATTTCTTTATCGGAAGAACTTAATTGGTTGAAAGATTACATTCGCTTACAACAACTTCGGTTCAGCGATTCGTTCAACTTTACAATTGATATTGATGAGGCAATTTCGCCAGACAATCTATTGTTACCTCCAATGCTTATTCAGCCATTCATCGAAAATGCAATTGAACACGGATTTTCTGATTTAGACAAACCAGGAGAGCTATACATATCCTATCGAAAAAACAAAAATGAAGTAGAAATTAGAATAGCTGATAACGGTCATGGATTCACTTCGGATGATTTAAATAAAATAAAAGAACATGAATCAATGGCGGTTCAAATCACTGAGAAACGAATCAATTTGCTGAATAAAAGAAGAAAAGGAGCCTTCAAATTCGAAATTGTTTCAACGCCAAATGAAGGAACAAATGTTCTTTTTTCAATTCCTTATCTTACGCTTTTCGATTAG